The Deltaproteobacteria bacterium nucleotide sequence ACCTGCAGGAGGCTTTGATCATTTCTTATCTCCCTCATCATTCGCTCATCGGCATAGACCATGCCGTCGGTACGCATTCCGCCCTCGCGCGGTATCCTCCAGCGGTAATCATCTACCTTCTCTAGGTGTACAGAGACCTTCTCTGTCATATAATTCCCTCCTTTAGATATCAAAGATCACCTGGGCCTGCCAACGCCCGTTATCTTCCTTTATCTCCAGTTGATGATAGGTCACGGCCTTTATGCAGGTCTTGATGACATGATGTCCCTCCTGGAAACTTTCTCCTCTGGCCACACCTTTTAATCTCCCCTCATCGAGCTCAGTCACCGCAAAATCCCTGAACAGCAGTCCTTCCACCTCATGCAGATAAAGGAGTTCGTTGAGCCAGGCCACCATCAACTCATCCCGACCCACCCCCTCCACATCTGTCTCCCTCTCCAGATGCACTTCCACCTGCTCGAGGTCTGTGATGATGTCAAAGAGGGCCCAAGCCGCCTCACAGAAGAGCCCTCCCAAATCATCGGCCCAGATCCTTATCCCCAAATCGCCTGTATGATCTAAGAGATCATAACCCATCTCCAGGTACTCCTTACTAATTTACCATGACGCCATCGTCACCCACGAACGATGAAAATCTGCAATCTCTCACTCTCCCGACGACCTTTAGGTCGTCTCTTCAGGAGGTTTTACCCCCTGAAACCCCCAATAAGTGAATTCCTTTTCGGGAGTCTGGGGGCTGCGCCCCCAGAGAGATGTGCCACAGGCACATCGGGTGAGGGTGGAAAGATTAATTCCCCCTCCCCTTTATCCCCTCCCCCCAGGGGAGGGGAAGGATTTGAGTAAGGTTATTTTCTACGTAATAAGATTAACACATACTGAGGGAGGAAGCAATTCAAGGGAAGATCTTCCGGATTAAAGATCCCTTTGGGGTTCAGCCATCAAAAAGGAGGCTGTTTGTCCCTGCAAACTATTTTAATTAACTCCCCAAAATGATCCGTTCTCCCCATTGATAAAGGGCGATGAAAAAATCTAAAAAAAAGATTTTTAAGGGTTGCCAATAAATCAACAATCGTATAAGGTGTCTTTGAAGGAGGTGGATCATGCTAAGCAACTTTGATGATAGGCAGTGGCCGCAAAAAGGGCCATCCATAGAGGATGTAGCAAAAAATGTGAAAGAATTCTTTAAAAAAACACAGAAAGGGCGAAGGGGATTCCTCATTTTCATAATCATCGTACTGGGCTTGTGGCTTGCCTCAGGGATCTATATGGTCTCCCCGGCTGAGGAGGGGGTGGTCAGGCAGTTTGGAAAGATGGTCAGGGTTACCTCATCGGGCCTGCGCTATCATCTGCCCTGGCCCATTGAGAAGGTGGATACGCCCAAGGTGACCGAGATTAAACGACTTGAAATAGGCTTCAGGACCATAGATCCAGGGCCTCCAGCCAGATACCAGTTCATAGAGAGAGAATCATTGATGTTGACTGGGGACGAGAACATAGTGGATGCCCAGATAATCGTCCAGTACAAAATAAAGGATGCCCCTCATTATCTATTCAAGGTTAAAGACCCAAGAGGCACCCTCCGAGATGCCAGTGAAGCGGCCTTACGACAGATCATTGGTGCCAATACCATCGATGATGCCTTGACCGTGGGAAGGCTCCGCATCCAGATGGAGATCAAGGACGTTCTACAAAGGATAATGGATGGCTATGAGTCTGGATTGTTGATCACCGAGGTAAAACTCCAAACCGTACGTCCACCTAAGCAGGTGGAGGCCGCCTTTAAAGATGTGGTAAGCGCCAAAGAGGATAGGGAACGGGTCATCTATGAGGCCAGAGGCTATCAAGAAGACATCATCCCCAAGGCAAAGGGAAAGGCAGCCCAGATGATAAAGGGGGCGGAGGCCTATAGGGCAGAAAGGGTAGCCAGGGCCAAGGGGGATGCCACGCGATTTTTATCCGTACTGAAAGAATATAAAAAGGCCAA carries:
- a CDS encoding archease, whose translation is MGYDLLDHTGDLGIRIWADDLGGLFCEAAWALFDIITDLEQVEVHLERETDVEGVGRDELMVAWLNELLYLHEVEGLLFRDFAVTELDEGRLKGVARGESFQEGHHVIKTCIKAVTYHQLEIKEDNGRWQAQVIFDI
- the hflK gene encoding FtsH protease activity modulator HflK produces the protein MLSNFDDRQWPQKGPSIEDVAKNVKEFFKKTQKGRRGFLIFIIIVLGLWLASGIYMVSPAEEGVVRQFGKMVRVTSSGLRYHLPWPIEKVDTPKVTEIKRLEIGFRTIDPGPPARYQFIERESLMLTGDENIVDAQIIVQYKIKDAPHYLFKVKDPRGTLRDASEAALRQIIGANTIDDALTVGRLRIQMEIKDVLQRIMDGYESGLLITEVKLQTVRPPKQVEAAFKDVVSAKEDRERVIYEARGYQEDIIPKAKGKAAQMIKGAEAYRAERVARAKGDATRFLSVLKEYKKAKDVTKKRLYLETMEEILPNVKKFVIDSQVGGNVLQFLPLETKEKTIKKEE